A single window of Eucalyptus grandis isolate ANBG69807.140 chromosome 1, ASM1654582v1, whole genome shotgun sequence DNA harbors:
- the LOC104450379 gene encoding anthocyanidin 3-O-glucosyltransferase UFGT, with product MSTTGSGSPHVAVLAFPFSTHAAPLLAVIRRLATATPDTLYSFYSTAKSIASIFSASNNLPNVIGYDVGDGVPEGYVWVGKPQEDIELFLRAAPANFRKGMEEAVAKTGRRVTCLVTDAFFWFAADMAAKMELPWVAFWTAGPASLSVHLYTEHIRQTLGASLGMDGRADETLQFIPGMSKIRIRDLPEGVVFGNLDSLFSRMLCDMGRALPRAAAVFLNSFEELDPTITADLKSKLNNFLNVGPFNLIATQPRAPDESKCMSWLDGQGRASVAYISFGSVTVPPREEIVELAEALEASRVPFIWSLKDHLIETLPEGFLKGTETRGMVVAWAPQEEILRHDAVGAFITHCGWNSLLESIGGGGVAMICRPFFGDQRLNGRMMEEVWGLGVGIEGGVFTKKAVLSCSQLLLAQERGKIMRDNTRTLRQQAEKAVGPDGSSTHNFKLLLDIVSNP from the exons ATGAGCACCACTGGCAGTGGCAGCCCCCACGTTGCCGTCCTGGCGTTCCCATTCTCGACCCATGCGGCTCCCCTCCTTGCTGTGATCCGCCGCCTGGCCACCGCCACCCCAGACACGCTCTACTCTTTCTACAGCACTGCCAAGTCCATAGCCTCCATCTTCTCGGCTTCCAACAACTTGCCCAACGTGATAGGGTACGACGTGGGAGATGGAGTGCCAGAGGGATATGTGTGGGTGGGGAAACCACAGGAGGACATCGAGTTGTTCCTGAGGGCGGCCCCAGCCAACTTCAGGAAGGGGATGGAAGAGGCGGTGGCCAAGACGGGCAGGAGGGTGACCTGCTTGGTCACCGACGCCTTCTTCTGGTTCGCCGCGGATATGGCCGCGAAGATGGAGTTGCCGTGGGTGGCCTTCTGGACTGCTGGCcctgcctctctctctgtccatcTCTACACCGAGCATATCAGGCAGACTCTTGGCGCCAGCCTAG GAATGGACGGGCGAGCAGATGAGACCCTGCAATTCATCCCGGGAATGTCAAAAATACGCATCAGGGACTTGCCAGAAGGAGTCGTGTTCGGGAACTTGGACTCACTCTTCTCCCGCATGCTTTGCGACATGGGCAGGGCCTTGCCGAGAGCAGCTGCAGTTTTCCTGAACAGCTTCGAGGAGTTGGACCCAACCATAACCGCTGATCTCAAGTCCAAGCTCAACAACTTCCTCAACGTGGGTCCCTTCAACCTCATAGCCACTCAGCCGCGTGCTCCCGATGAAAGCAAGTGCATGTCGTGGCTGGACGGACAAGGGCGGGCCTCCGTTGCCTACATTAGCTTTGGGTCGGTGACGGTGCCTCCTCGTGAGGAGATTGTGGAACTAGCAGAGGCCTTGGAAGCGAGCCGAGTGCCATTCATATGGTCTCTCAAGGACCATTTAATAGAGACTCTTCCAGAGGGCTTTCTAAAGGGGACCGAGACAAGAGGGATGGTGGTGGCGTGGGCACCCCAGGAAGAGATACTGAGGCATGATGCAGTCGGCGCATTTATAACGCACTGCGGTTGGAACTCATTACTAGAGAGCATTGGGGGTGGAGGAGTGGCCATGATTTGTAGGCCATTCTTTGGGGACCAGCGGTTGAATGGGCGCATGATGGAGGAGGTGTGGGGGCTTGGAGTGGGAATTGAGGGGGGTGTGTTCACCAAGAAGGCCGTGTTGAGTTGCTCGCAGCTTCTTCTGGCCCAAGAAAGGGGGAAAATCATGAGGGACAACACGAGAACCCTCCGACAACAAGCTGAGAAGGCGGTTGGACCGGATGGGTCCTCCACTCACAACTTCAAGCTCCTTTTGGACATTGTATCAAACCCCTAA
- the LOC104450369 gene encoding protein EXPORTIN 1A codes for MAAEKLRDLSQPIDVALLDATVSAFYGTGSKEERTAADQILRDLQNNPDTWLQVVHILQNTKNLNTKFFALQVLEGVIKYRWNALPVEQRDGMKNYISEVIVLLSSNEASLRMEKLYINKLNIILVQILKHEWPGRWRSFIPDLVSAAKTSETICENCMAILKLLSEEVFDFSRGEMTQQKIKELKQSLNSEFQLIHELCLYVLSASQRTELIRATLSTLHAFLSWIPLGYIFESLLLETLLKFFPVPSYRNLTIQCLTEVAALSFGDFYNAQYVNMYNIFMVQLQAILPPTTNIPEAYAHGSTEEQAFIQNVALFFTSFYKVHIRILESTQDNMASLLLGLEYLINISYVDDTEVFKVCLDYWNALVLELFEAHNNLDNPAVTANMMGLQLPLISDMVDGLGSQLLQRRQLYAGPMSKLRMLMICRMAKPEEVLIVEDENGNIVRETMKDNDVLVQYKIMRETLIYLSHLDHEDTEKQMLKKLSKQLSGEDWSWNNLNTLCWAIGSISGSMLEEQENRFLVMVIRDLLNLCEITKGKDNKAVIASNIMYVVGQYPRFLRAHWKFLKTVVNKLFEFMHETHPGVQDMACDTFLKIVQKCKRKFVIVQVGENEPFVSELLTGLATTIADLEPHQIHSFYESVGNMIQAESDPQKRDEYLQRLMDLPNRKWNEIISQARQSVDFLKDQDVIRTVLNILQTNTSVASSLGTYFLSQISSIFLDMLNVYRMYSELISSTIAGGGPYVSKSSFVKLLRSVKRETLKLIETFLDKAEDQPQIGKQFVPPMMDPILGDYARNVPDARESEVLSLFATIINKYKGVMIEDVPRIFEAVFQCTLEMITKNFEDYPEHRLKFFSLLRAIAAHCFPALIRLSSQQLKLVMDSIIWAFRHTERNIAETGLNLLLEMLKNFQASEFCNQFYRTYFLTIEQEIFAVLTDTFHKPGFKLHVLVLQHLFCLVESGALTEPLWDASTVTYPYPNNAVFVREYTIKLLGTSFPNMTVAEVTQFVNGLLESTNDLSTFKNHIRDFLVQSKEFSAQDNKDLYAEEAAAQRERERQRMLSIPGLIAPNEIQDEMLDS; via the exons ATGGCGGCCGAGAAGCTTCGGGATTTGAGTCAGCCGATCGACGTCGCATTGCTCGATGCCACCGTCTCCGCCTTCTACGGCACCGGATCTAAGGAAGAG AGAACAGCGGCAGACCAGATCCTGCGGGATTTGCAAAACAATCCAGATACATGGCTCCAAGTCGTGCACATTCTTCAAAATACGAAGAACTTAAATACTAAGTTCTTTGCCTTACAG GTCTTAGAAGGTGTCATCAAGTACAGATGGAATGCATTGCCTGTTGAACAAAGAGATGGAATGAAGAATTACATTTCTGAAGTCATTGTGCTG CTCTCAAGTAATGAAGCCTCACTTCGAATGGAAAAGCTGTATATCAACAAGCTGAACATCATATTAGTACAG ATCTTGAAGCATGAGTGGCCTGGCAGATGGAGAAGCTTTATACCTGACCTTGTTTCAGCTGCCAAAACTAGTGAAACAATCTGTGAAAATTGCATGGCCATTTTGAAA CTACTGAGTGAAGAGGTTTTTGATTTCTCGAGAGGTGAAATGACGCAGCAAAAGATCAAGGAGCTCAAGCAGTCACTGAATAG TGAGTTCCAACTTATCCACGAGCTGTGTTTGTATGTACTATCCGCATCTCAAAGAACTGAGCTTATAAGGGCCACACTATCAACGTTGCATGCTTTCCTCTCATGGATTCCTTTGGGTTACATTTTTGAATCTCTGTTG CTGGAGACACTCCTAAAGTTTTTCCCTGTGCCATCCTATCGGAATCTCACTATTCAGTGCCTTACAGAG GTGGCCGCCCTCAGTTTTGGAGATTTCTATAACGCGCAATATGTGAATATGTACAACATATTCATGGTGCAATTGCAG GCTATACTTCCTCCTACTACAAACATCCCGGAGGCTTATGCGCATGGTTCTACTGAGGAGCAG GCATTTATCCAAAACGTGGCTTTGTTTTTCACTTCATTCTATAAG GTTCACATTAGAATATTGGAGTCTACTCAGGATAATATGGCATCCTTGCTATTGGGTCTAGAGTACCTTATAAACATCTCATATGTAGATGACACTGAAGTCTTCAAG GTTTGCCTGGATTACTGGAACGCCTTGGTCTTGGAGCTTTTTGAGGCACACAATAATCTGGACAATCCCGCTGTGACAGCAAATATGATGGGACTGCAG CTGCCTTTGATTTCTGACATGGTTGATGGCCTGGGTTCCCAACTGCTGCAGCGGCGGCAGCTATATGCCGGCCCTATGTCCAAACTTAGAATGCTCATGATCTGTCGTATGGCCAAGCCTGAAGAAGTTCTTATTGTTGAAGATGAAAATGGCAACATTGTTCGTGAGACAATGAAGGACAATGATGTTCTCGTCCAGTACAAG ATAATGAGAGAGACCTTGATCTACTTGTCACACCTTGATCACGAGGACACAGAAAAGCAG ATGCTGAAGAAATTAAGTAAACAGCTGAGCGGTGAGGATTGGTCATGGAATAACTTGAACACATTGTGCTGGGCAATCGGCTCTATTTCTGGGTCCATGCTGGAAGAACAG GAAAATAGATTCTTGGTGATGGTCATCCGTGATTTGCTGAATTTGTGTGAAATCACAAAAGGGAAGGACAACAAAGCTGTTATTGCCAGTAATATCAT GTATGTTGTTGGACAATATCCCAGATTCCTAAGAGCCCACTGGAAGTTCTTGAAGACTGTTGTAAATAAGTTGTTTGAGTTCATGCATGAGACCCATCCTGGAGTGCAG GATATGGCCTGTGATACTTTCTTAAAGATTGTTCAGAAATGCAAGCGGAAATTTGTTATTGTACAG GTTGGAGAAAACGAACCCTTTGTATCTGAGCTTTTGACAGGCCTTGCAACGACTATTGCAGATCTTGAGCCCCACCagatccattcattttatgaATCA GTTGGAAATATGATTCAAGCCGAATCTGATCCCCAGAAGAGGGATGAGTATCTACAGAGGTTGATGGACCTCCCCAATCGG AAATGGAACGAGATTATAAGCCAGGCACGTCAAAGTGTAGACTTTCTAAAGGATCAAGATGTGATAAGGACTGTTCTCAATATATTGCAG ACAAACACAAGTGTTGCAAGTTCTCTTGGAACATACTTCTTGTCACAGATCTCATCGATCTTTTTGGACATGCTTAATGTTTATAG AATGTACAGTGAGCTTATATCGAGTACCATTGCAGGAGGAGGGCCCTATGTTTCCAAATCATCTTTTGTCAAACTTCTACG ATCGGTCAAGAGGGAAACTCTAAAGCTGATCGAGACATTTCTGGACAAGGCTGAGGATCAACCACAAATAGGAAAGCAGTTTGTCCCTCCAATGATGGATCCTATTCTTGGGGACTACGCAAGGAATGTGCCTGATGCTAGAGAATCCGAAGTTTTGTCACTTTTTGCGACTATCATAAATAA GTACAAGGGTGTAATGATAGAGGATGTGCCTCGCATTTTTGAGGCCGTTTTCCAATGCACTTTAGAG ATGATTAccaaaaattttgaagattACCCTGAGCATCGGCtgaagttcttttctttactcCGCGCCATTGCTGCACACTGTTTTCCTGCATTAATTAGACTGTCAAGTCAG CAACTTAAGCTGGTGATGGATTCGATTATCTGGGCTTTTCGGCACACGGAGAGAAATATTGCTGAAACTGGGCTAAACCTTTTGTTGGAGATGCTGAAGAATTTTCAG GCCTCTGAGTTCTGTAACCAGTTCTACAGGACCTACTTTCTGACGATAGAGCAAGAAATTTTTGCTGTTTTAACAGACACTTTTCATAAACCAGGCTTCAAGTTGCACGTTTTAGTCCTGCAACACCTGTTTTGTCTG GTGGAGAGTGGTGCATTGACCGAGCCTCTGTGGGATGCCTCAACAGTCACTTATCCCTATCCAAATAATGCAGTCTTTGTTCGTGAATACACCATAAAGCTGTTGGGCACTTCATTTCCTAACATGACCGTAGCAGAG GTCACTCAATTTGTGAACGGTCTCCTGGAGTCAACAAATGACCTCTCCACATTTAAGAATCACATCAGAGACTTTCTGGTCCAGTCAAAAGAATTTTCAGCTCAG GATAACAAGGACCTCTATGCTGAAGAGGCTGCTGctcagagagaaagagagcgacAAAGGATGCTTTCTATTCCAGGGCTCATTGCCCCAAATGAGATACAGGACGAGATGCTGGACTCATAG